The window TGAAATCGATGAGCGAAAAAATAGCTACATGGCAAGTGGATCTGGAGAAGAGCGAGCATATATAAAAGCATTAAATGAAATGTTGCCATCAAGACTTGGAAACCCGATATTAAAAGAGTTTTTTAACGCCAAGTTCCGCGTAGACGCTGCCCTTAGTACGAAGATTTATAATACCGTACGAACAGTCGTGAGGGAAAATGAAGGAAATGAAGAACATCTCGAAGTTTTCATTTCAAAGGAAAAGTACCGAGTTGAAGTTAAAACCGACTCCACCTACGAAACAATCGCAGTTGGCGAATATATAAATTCATTTACAAAAGATATCCCGCAAAAAGGATACGGGCCAGAATTATCCTTTTTAGAATATGTATTAAATTAAAGTCACTCCAAAGGAAATTCTTTTGGAGTGATTTTTTGTGTAGAAAAATGAATTGGCGGATATTCGACAAAAAGTGGCGGAAATAACTAATAAAGTGGCGGATATTCGACAAAAGTTGGCGGAAATAATTAATAATTTGGCGGATATCTTTAACCTATCATTCTGCTGGCAAATCCTTCTATTATTTCTATGGTATGTAGCATGTAAAGCTTCCTTGACAACGTAAGGAATGTAAAGTATCCTTTACGTAAAGGTACCTTTACATTTGAGGCGAGGTGAGAACTTGCAAAACCGCATTAAAGATTTGCGTCAAAAATATGATTTAACCCAAGATGAGCTTGCTGAAAAGCTTGAAGTCTCTAGACAGACGATTATTTCATTAGAAAAAGGGCGGTATAATCCGTCGCTTATACTTGCTTATAAAATTGCTACAATGTTCGAAATGCAAATTGAAGACGTATTTATTTTCGAGGAGGGAATGAGAAATGGATAATTTTTGGGTGGCCTTGTTATTTTGGATTGTTTTAGGATTATTTATTGTGAGTACCTTTTATCTAACAAGAAGGATGATGAAGAAGAAAAAGCAATATGATGAAAGATTCGTTTTAAATGATCATTTAGCTCGATCTTATAGCTGGATGGGTTCATTAGGTGTCATTTTTGTTGTTTGGTTTTTATCACTTTTTGTTTTCCATTCCCTAATTGCCTTTTGGCTCATAACTGTAATTTACGTAGGGCATATGGTCTCATATACAATTGGTGCTGTCATTGCAAATTCGAGAAACTAGTTGAAAATGGTATTTAGAATGGAGCATATAAATTTTCTCATTGTGTTTACTTACCTCATAATGTGATAAACAAAAAATAGGAATCCTTCCTTTCATTTTGAAAAGAGAGGATTCCTATCTATTAAACTAGAATTTAAAACTGTTCTCCACTATCTAAACTTACTTGCCATTCAATGCCAAACTTATCCTTTACTGCTCCGTAGCATTTACTCCAGAATGTTTCCTGCAGCTCCATTGTTACAGTGCCGCCTTCTTTTAATCTTTCGAAGCTTGAACGAAGGATCTCTTCATCGTCACTTATTACAGCTAGCGTGATATTGTTTCCTTCAACAAAAGGAGAACCCGGCCAAGTATCTGAGAACATTACACGACTTCCGAGAATATCCAATCTTGTGTGCATGACCAAATTCTTTGCTTCTTCAGGCATTTCATAATTGGGATCTTTTGGTGCTTCGCCAAACGTCATAATTTTAGGTTTTTCCGTTTTGAAAACTTCTGCATAAAATTCAGCTGCTTCTCTACAATTGCCATTGAAATTTAAATACACTTCGATTGCCATCATAACACCCCTAGAAAATTTGAATAATTTAACTG is drawn from Lysinibacillus sp. SGAir0095 and contains these coding sequences:
- a CDS encoding Tad domain-containing protein; translation: MKHLENEKGSAAIFLLWIMTVIIVLTLIIVNVAKVYAVKQQASTAAQLGAFAATSEILFATEEAIKDFDEAMMETLGEGEEYEALWDEIDERKNSYMASGSGEERAYIKALNEMLPSRLGNPILKEFFNAKFRVDAALSTKIYNTVRTVVRENEGNEEHLEVFISKEKYRVEVKTDSTYETIAVGEYINSFTKDIPQKGYGPELSFLEYVLN
- a CDS encoding helix-turn-helix transcriptional regulator, coding for MQNRIKDLRQKYDLTQDELAEKLEVSRQTIISLEKGRYNPSLILAYKIATMFEMQIEDVFIFEEGMRNG
- a CDS encoding VOC family protein, coding for MAIEVYLNFNGNCREAAEFYAEVFKTEKPKIMTFGEAPKDPNYEMPEEAKNLVMHTRLDILGSRVMFSDTWPGSPFVEGNNITLAVISDDEEILRSSFERLKEGGTVTMELQETFWSKCYGAVKDKFGIEWQVSLDSGEQF